Proteins encoded together in one Flavobacteriales bacterium window:
- the cysQ gene encoding 3'(2'),5'-bisphosphate nucleotidase CysQ yields MQHTAPGDLLGPAIAAAFEAGRAILEVYADTIAVELKDDRSPLTEADRRAHRSIVAALAPTALPVLSEEGSELPVEERQRWHRYWLVDPLDGTKEFIKRNGEFTVNIALMERDGLPAGSLGAARPIAGVLYVPVKDLLYFAWPGGGAHRLQQAATRGSSSPYELAAQAERLPLPMPQRPFTIVASRSHASPETEAYIDRMRTQHGEVALTSMGSALKIALVAEGSADAYPRYAPTMEWDSAAGHAIAHEAGRTVDDITTGGPLRYNKESLVNNWFIVH; encoded by the coding sequence ATGCAGCACACGGCCCCCGGTGACCTGCTCGGTCCGGCGATCGCCGCCGCCTTCGAGGCCGGCCGCGCGATCCTCGAGGTGTACGCCGACACCATCGCCGTGGAGCTCAAGGACGACCGTTCGCCCCTCACCGAGGCCGACCGCCGCGCGCACCGCTCCATCGTGGCCGCGCTGGCCCCCACGGCGCTGCCCGTGCTCAGCGAGGAGGGGAGCGAGCTGCCCGTGGAGGAGCGCCAGCGCTGGCACCGCTACTGGCTCGTGGACCCGCTCGACGGCACCAAGGAGTTCATCAAGCGCAACGGCGAGTTCACCGTCAACATCGCCCTCATGGAGCGCGACGGGCTTCCGGCGGGCAGCCTGGGCGCCGCGCGGCCCATCGCCGGGGTGCTCTACGTGCCGGTGAAGGACCTGTTGTACTTCGCCTGGCCCGGCGGAGGCGCCCATCGGTTGCAACAGGCGGCAACCCGCGGCAGCTCATCCCCGTATGAACTCGCCGCACAGGCCGAGCGCCTGCCCCTGCCCATGCCCCAGCGCCCCTTCACCATCGTGGCCAGCCGCAGCCATGCGAGCCCCGAGACCGAGGCCTACATCGACCGCATGCGCACGCAGCACGGCGAGGTGGCCCTCACCAGCATGGGCAGCGCGCTGAAGATCGCCCTGGTGGCCGAAGGCAGCGCCGACGCCTATCCGCGCTACGCCCCCACCATGGAGTGGGACAGCGCCGCCGGTCACGCCATCGCCCACGAGGCCGGCCGCACCGTGGACGACATCACCACCGGTGGCCCCCTGCGCTACAACAAGGAATCCCTGGTGAACAACTGGTTCATCGTCCACTGA
- a CDS encoding amidohydrolase family protein: MRTATTLFAALAACLAQAQRPAPAPPQARSVLIRDAQVHTGDGRLIAGGFVGFRNGLIDHVGPTAPAARYDTVIDAAGGHLYPGFILPDATLGLAEIDQVHATIDEDEAGDLTPEVRASTAYNVDSRIIPTVRRNGVLIAQVVPRGGVVSGRSSVVQLDAWDRRDALIAQDNGVHLNWPGAFTRHGWWAEPGPVVREKAEERQRRLRELETLFTEAAARARRPEAAPADVRVQALAGLFTGEVTLFVQAEQAQDIQEAVLFADRLGVKRTVLVGGYDAWRVADLLRDKRVAVVLRRLHSLPLRNDDDVDLPFRLPALLHERGVPFCLSYTGDMERMGARNLPFVAGTARAHGLPPEEAVRCATLAAAQVLGIDARYGSLAVGKSATLFLSAGDALDMRTNAVRHAFIDGRAITLDNVQEELHEMYRRRITRP, encoded by the coding sequence ATGAGGACCGCGACGACCCTTTTCGCGGCCCTGGCCGCTTGCCTGGCCCAGGCCCAGCGGCCGGCACCCGCTCCGCCCCAGGCCCGCAGCGTGCTCATCCGCGACGCACAGGTGCATACCGGCGATGGTCGGCTGATCGCCGGCGGCTTCGTCGGCTTCCGTAACGGCCTGATCGATCACGTGGGGCCCACGGCCCCGGCGGCGCGCTACGACACGGTGATCGATGCCGCGGGCGGCCATCTCTATCCGGGCTTCATCCTGCCCGATGCCACGCTCGGCCTGGCCGAGATCGATCAGGTGCACGCCACCATCGATGAGGATGAGGCCGGCGACCTCACCCCCGAGGTGCGCGCCTCCACCGCCTACAACGTGGACTCGCGCATCATCCCCACCGTGCGGCGCAACGGCGTGCTCATCGCCCAGGTGGTACCGCGCGGCGGTGTGGTCAGCGGGCGCAGCAGCGTGGTGCAGCTCGATGCCTGGGACCGCCGCGACGCCCTCATCGCCCAGGACAACGGGGTGCACCTCAACTGGCCCGGTGCCTTCACCCGCCACGGCTGGTGGGCCGAGCCCGGACCCGTGGTGCGCGAGAAGGCCGAGGAACGTCAACGCCGCCTGCGCGAACTGGAGACGCTCTTCACCGAGGCCGCCGCCCGCGCCCGCCGGCCCGAGGCCGCACCCGCCGATGTCCGCGTCCAGGCGCTGGCCGGTCTGTTCACCGGGGAGGTCACCCTCTTCGTGCAGGCCGAGCAGGCGCAGGACATCCAGGAGGCCGTGCTCTTCGCCGACCGTTTGGGCGTGAAGCGCACCGTGCTCGTGGGTGGCTACGATGCCTGGCGCGTGGCCGACCTGCTGCGCGACAAGCGCGTGGCCGTGGTGCTGCGCCGCCTGCACAGCCTGCCGCTGCGCAACGACGACGACGTGGACCTGCCCTTCCGCCTGCCCGCCCTGCTGCACGAACGCGGCGTCCCCTTCTGCCTGAGCTACACCGGCGACATGGAGCGCATGGGCGCGCGCAACCTGCCCTTCGTGGCCGGCACCGCCCGCGCCCACGGCCTTCCGCCCGAGGAGGCCGTCCGCTGCGCCACGCTCGCCGCCGCCCAGGTGCTCGGCATCGATGCCCGCTACGGCAGCCTCGCCGTGGGCAAGAGCGCCACCCTCTTCCTATCGGCCGGTGACGCGCTCGACATGCGCACCAACGCCGTGCGCCACGCCTTCATCGATGGGCGCGCCATCACCCTGGACAATGTGCAGGAGGAGCTCCACGAGATGTACCGCAGGCGCATCACGCGGCCCTGA
- a CDS encoding amidohydrolase family protein: MRSLLLLAFGLLGALAGHRSVLAQVTAPVNGPHDRNVPVHAFVHATVHPAPGRTLYDATVVVSGDRITAVGQGVSVPKDAVVHDLHGAHVWPGFVEPYGDLGMPKEAPAPARTPAGAHHWNPAVRATQRAATRYAPDAEQAARLRAQGVTAVWVHQADGIVRGTGAVVLPAGRSPQLDVLVTDASAHFSFQKGSSTDPYPSSLTGSIALFRQTLLDARWYADGGAADLRDAELEALAAQQRLPWVFEARDRDDVLRIAALGREHGFRAIVRGGGDEYARWPEVAAAGLDLILPVVQPDAPDVRDPHDATEVPIARLKHWELAPHGPRILHEAGVRFAFTRQGLKEPEDWWPALRRLVRCGLDSSAAIAACTTVPAAYLGLEDRLGVLATGALANLLITTDHLLAEDNSVQETWVAGERFVHTDRGLADVRGTYDLNIDGRTLRLEVSGGRWRDRKAVLRGAAGDTVKYATDLTHTGERIGLRFDAKAIGRAGDVRLNGTVHADGAIWDGQGVIPGDTWAPWSAVRRIDAGPVKEPAARRSALDSLLASAPGDVWAPFSAYGDTLVPDSVTLLFKGATVWTNTAQGVLRNADVLVHQGRVAAVGTALDPYTVLTGRSRPVVREVDARGLHLTPGIVDEHSHIALRRGVNEGGQAISAEVRMTDVIDADDVDIYRQLAGGVTAAQLLHGSANPIGGQSALVKLRWGLPADAFPIDRAQGFIKFALGENVKQSTSPNGKRYPRTRMGVEQLMLDAFLRARDHRVLHDAHAAATAKAGSRRKRNTTVAAPRRDLELEALGEILRGERFISCHSYVQSEIEMLMDLADSLGFTVNTFTHILEGYKMAARMREHGVAASTFSDWWAYKWEVYEAIPYNAALLWQAGVLTGINSDDAEMGRRLNQEAAKAVKYGGVPEEEALKMVTFNPARMLRLDHRMGSVEPGKDADLVLWSAHPLSIDARAEMTLVDGRPLYERARDERLRTALRAERDRLTGKVLAAQRLGARTESPAPRKDGHWHCETIGEEP, encoded by the coding sequence ATGCGGTCCCTCCTGCTCCTTGCCTTCGGCCTGCTCGGTGCCTTGGCCGGCCACCGATCGGTCCTGGCCCAGGTGACCGCCCCGGTGAACGGCCCGCACGACCGCAACGTGCCGGTGCACGCCTTCGTCCACGCCACCGTGCATCCCGCGCCGGGCCGGACCCTGTACGATGCCACCGTGGTGGTGAGCGGCGACCGCATCACCGCCGTGGGCCAGGGCGTCAGCGTGCCGAAGGACGCCGTGGTGCACGACCTGCACGGGGCGCACGTGTGGCCCGGGTTTGTGGAGCCGTACGGCGACCTCGGCATGCCCAAGGAGGCACCGGCCCCCGCCCGCACGCCCGCCGGAGCCCACCACTGGAACCCGGCCGTCCGGGCCACCCAGCGCGCGGCCACCCGCTACGCGCCCGATGCCGAGCAGGCCGCCCGCCTTCGCGCGCAGGGCGTCACGGCCGTGTGGGTGCACCAGGCCGATGGCATCGTGCGCGGCACCGGCGCCGTGGTGCTCCCTGCAGGCCGCTCCCCGCAGCTCGATGTGCTCGTGACCGACGCTTCGGCCCACTTCTCCTTCCAGAAGGGCAGCTCCACCGATCCCTACCCGTCCTCGCTCACCGGCTCCATCGCCCTCTTCCGCCAGACCCTGCTGGATGCGCGGTGGTACGCCGATGGGGGCGCCGCCGACCTGCGCGATGCCGAACTGGAGGCCCTCGCCGCGCAGCAACGCCTGCCCTGGGTCTTCGAGGCCCGCGATCGCGACGACGTCCTGCGCATCGCCGCCCTCGGCCGTGAGCACGGCTTCCGCGCCATCGTCAGGGGCGGAGGGGATGAGTACGCGCGCTGGCCCGAGGTGGCCGCCGCCGGCCTCGACCTCATCCTGCCCGTGGTGCAGCCCGATGCGCCCGATGTCCGCGATCCGCACGATGCCACCGAGGTGCCCATCGCCCGGCTCAAGCACTGGGAGCTCGCGCCCCACGGACCCCGCATCCTGCACGAGGCCGGGGTGCGCTTCGCCTTCACCCGCCAGGGGCTGAAGGAGCCGGAGGACTGGTGGCCCGCGCTGCGCCGCCTGGTGCGCTGCGGCCTCGACAGCAGCGCCGCCATCGCCGCCTGCACCACCGTGCCCGCGGCCTACCTCGGCCTGGAGGACCGCCTGGGCGTCCTCGCCACGGGGGCTCTGGCCAACCTGCTGATCACCACGGACCACCTGCTGGCCGAGGACAATAGCGTGCAGGAGACCTGGGTCGCCGGTGAACGCTTCGTGCACACCGACCGCGGCCTGGCCGATGTGCGCGGCACCTACGACCTCAACATCGATGGCCGCACCCTGCGTCTGGAGGTCTCCGGCGGGCGGTGGCGCGACCGCAAGGCGGTGTTGCGCGGTGCCGCCGGTGACACCGTGAAGTACGCCACCGACCTCACGCACACCGGCGAACGCATCGGCCTGCGCTTCGATGCCAAGGCGATCGGCCGCGCAGGCGATGTGCGCCTCAACGGCACCGTGCACGCCGACGGCGCCATCTGGGACGGCCAGGGGGTGATCCCCGGCGACACCTGGGCCCCGTGGAGCGCTGTGCGTCGCATCGATGCCGGGCCCGTGAAGGAACCCGCCGCCCGCCGGTCGGCCCTTGACAGCCTCCTCGCCAGCGCACCCGGCGACGTATGGGCGCCCTTCTCCGCCTATGGCGATACGCTGGTGCCCGACTCCGTCACCCTGCTCTTCAAGGGCGCCACGGTGTGGACCAACACGGCCCAGGGCGTCCTGCGCAATGCGGACGTCCTGGTGCATCAGGGCCGCGTGGCCGCCGTCGGCACGGCCCTCGATCCCTACACCGTCCTCACCGGACGAAGCCGGCCCGTGGTACGCGAGGTGGACGCCAGAGGCCTGCACCTCACCCCGGGCATCGTGGACGAGCACTCGCACATCGCGCTCCGGCGCGGCGTCAACGAAGGGGGGCAGGCCATCAGTGCCGAGGTGCGCATGACCGACGTGATCGACGCGGACGATGTGGACATCTACCGCCAGCTCGCCGGGGGCGTCACCGCCGCGCAGCTGCTGCACGGATCCGCCAACCCCATCGGGGGCCAGAGCGCTCTGGTGAAGCTGCGTTGGGGCCTTCCGGCCGATGCGTTCCCCATCGATAGGGCGCAGGGTTTCATCAAGTTCGCGCTGGGTGAGAACGTCAAGCAGAGCACCTCGCCCAACGGCAAGCGCTACCCGCGCACCCGCATGGGCGTGGAGCAGCTCATGCTCGATGCCTTCCTCCGCGCACGCGACCACCGCGTGCTGCATGATGCCCACGCCGCCGCGACCGCCAAGGCCGGGTCCCGACGGAAGAGGAACACGACCGTCGCCGCACCGCGCCGCGACCTGGAACTGGAGGCCCTCGGCGAGATCCTCCGCGGCGAACGCTTCATCAGCTGCCACAGCTATGTGCAGAGCGAGATCGAGATGCTGATGGACCTGGCCGACAGCCTCGGCTTCACGGTGAACACCTTCACGCACATCCTCGAGGGCTACAAGATGGCCGCGCGCATGCGCGAGCATGGCGTGGCCGCCAGCACCTTCAGCGACTGGTGGGCCTACAAGTGGGAGGTGTACGAGGCCATTCCCTACAACGCGGCGCTGCTCTGGCAGGCCGGCGTGCTCACCGGCATCAACAGCGACGATGCGGAGATGGGCCGTCGCCTCAACCAGGAGGCCGCCAAGGCCGTGAAGTACGGCGGTGTGCCCGAGGAGGAGGCGCTGAAGATGGTGACGTTCAACCCCGCCCGCATGCTGCGGCTGGACCACCGCATGGGCTCCGTGGAACCCGGCAAGGACGCCGACCTCGTGCTGTGGAGCGCGCACCCGCTGAGCATCGACGCCCGCGCCGAGATGACCCTGGTGGACGGCCGTCCCCTGTACGAACGTGCGCGGGACGAGCGGCTGCGCACGGCCCTGCGTGCCGAACGCGACCGGTTGACAGGCAAGGTGCTCGCCGCGCAACGCCTCGGGGCCCGCACGGAGAGCCCGGCGCCCCGGAAGGACGGGCACTGGCATTGTGAGACCATCGGCGAGGAACCATGA
- a CDS encoding cytochrome B — METNILGFFHSLLRYGVLAFVAAAGLAALNGLSRGRPILVYERTLAMVAVVFCHVQLLLGLILYFMRFKAFGMMQPAHQRFWKMEHIGTMVIAIVLVTVGRAMSKRAKEEPRKQRLIAIFFLIALVLMLWATPWPFKEVGRDLGWL; from the coding sequence ATGGAAACGAACATCCTGGGCTTCTTCCACAGCCTGTTGCGCTACGGCGTACTGGCCTTCGTGGCCGCAGCGGGCCTCGCGGCGCTCAACGGTCTGTCGCGCGGACGGCCCATCCTGGTCTACGAACGCACGCTGGCGATGGTGGCCGTGGTGTTCTGCCACGTGCAGCTGCTGCTGGGCCTCATCCTCTACTTCATGCGGTTCAAGGCCTTCGGCATGATGCAGCCCGCGCACCAGCGCTTCTGGAAGATGGAGCACATCGGCACCATGGTGATCGCCATCGTGCTGGTGACGGTGGGGCGGGCGATGAGCAAGCGGGCCAAGGAGGAGCCGCGCAAACAGCGGCTGATCGCCATCTTCTTCCTGATCGCCCTGGTGCTGATGCTGTGGGCGACGCCCTGGCCGTTCAAGGAGGTGGGGCGCGATCTGGGCTGGCTATGA
- a CDS encoding c-type cytochrome produces MRLLPMPVILLLACTAGGSTEDPVAATTFPDGTPNGTALFQMHCTLCHGKDGRLGLSGAKDLTLSVLTRDEVTTVVAGGKGMMVGYRNVLKPGELDAVVDHVMALRAATPSARP; encoded by the coding sequence ATGCGCCTTCTTCCCATGCCGGTGATCCTGCTGCTGGCCTGCACGGCGGGCGGTTCCACCGAGGATCCCGTGGCGGCCACCACGTTTCCGGATGGTACCCCGAACGGCACGGCCCTGTTCCAGATGCACTGCACGCTGTGCCACGGCAAGGACGGCCGGCTGGGGCTGAGCGGTGCGAAGGACCTCACCCTCTCGGTGCTCACGCGCGACGAGGTGACCACGGTGGTGGCGGGGGGCAAGGGCATGATGGTGGGGTACCGCAACGTGCTGAAGCCCGGTGAACTGGACGCCGTGGTGGACCATGTGATGGCGCTGCGTGCGGCCACCCCTTCGGCGCGGCCATGA